Proteins encoded by one window of Chondromyces crocatus:
- a CDS encoding zinc ribbon domain-containing protein: protein MYCPQCGKAIPDGAAACPLCGENLQGLPARRAVTPPPTRANSRTMMGLAAAEVLPKGLSPVDAPIAPGRAGQRTMLGMPPARSPEDAAKEASAPSPAASPPGRHPTPAAGSQAVHAPPARRSASTPGMPAVGGATSRSGSTSTPGMPAVGGALPARRSASTPGMPAVGGATSRPSSASTPGMPAVGGAASRAGGPPPLPAAARRPTPPAGSLVAQTPSAERPLVTTMTAGTPARLGGEVIPQRSQDGTLLGQPAPAGGAAQPPPPPASPSQPRNVAPAGMFVSSNASPSSQGEAAQDVVPPPRASGAGAGLLPDLPAEGNGSGTLLGVARPGIAPTAPGLAGESDLEQESLAPTWDGVEPTVDDTFQELGATLAPRHSPTVKVPRKLRFDPRRARLIPGAKPAKGGKASRQALWLILAGAVIAVASVLFVVLWPDPPPVTAQAREDANGNEVLEVRCPTCPDGTVVSVGTAQATAADGTAQVPLPTALPVGPNRLKIALDRPGSGRDETLGVTVNVAYRISPDLGTLQGERPAIQVAIEAAAGTEVTLGGNVIPLSDGRAVEVIDVSDAINGPADEPRTLARQIPYTVKPVDGPREQGVVSVSVGIVQLRIDAPGPSVVIEKESFVLEGRTAKGAKIFAGTHPIPVQDDGTFRHEMNVSSVGSTQFAVRAKLEGMAPRIVKISVRRVDRLETAAKEFFEQNPVGWAELFSDVQGQVGKAVVLTGEVLEMRRQGASTVLLLSAPATSGCKGGTECSARLVHGMEVKAQRGDTLTAYGRVVPPLMTPGGPPVPEMQVEFVMKNGPPGR, encoded by the coding sequence ATGTACTGCCCGCAGTGCGGCAAGGCGATTCCAGATGGCGCCGCCGCTTGCCCTTTGTGCGGAGAGAACCTGCAAGGCCTCCCAGCGCGCCGCGCCGTCACACCTCCGCCCACCCGCGCGAACTCGCGGACGATGATGGGGCTCGCGGCGGCCGAGGTGCTGCCGAAGGGACTTTCGCCGGTCGACGCCCCCATCGCGCCAGGTCGTGCCGGGCAACGCACGATGCTCGGAATGCCTCCGGCGCGTTCCCCCGAGGACGCCGCCAAGGAGGCGTCAGCCCCGTCGCCAGCGGCATCTCCCCCGGGTCGACACCCCACCCCCGCGGCCGGCTCGCAAGCCGTACACGCACCCCCGGCGCGGCGGTCCGCATCCACGCCCGGGATGCCTGCGGTGGGCGGCGCGACCTCGCGCTCCGGGTCGACATCCACGCCCGGGATGCCCGCGGTGGGCGGCGCACTCCCGGCGCGGCGGTCCGCATCCACGCCCGGAATGCCTGCGGTGGGCGGCGCGACCTCGCGTCCCAGCTCGGCATCCACGCCCGGGATGCCCGCGGTGGGAGGCGCCGCTTCACGGGCTGGCGGGCCCCCCCCTCTCCCGGCTGCCGCCCGTCGACCCACGCCGCCTGCGGGGTCGCTCGTGGCGCAAACGCCTTCCGCGGAACGTCCCCTGGTCACCACGATGACGGCCGGGACCCCTGCGCGACTCGGCGGAGAAGTCATCCCTCAGCGATCGCAGGATGGCACCCTGCTCGGTCAGCCGGCTCCAGCGGGCGGAGCGGCGCAGCCCCCCCCTCCTCCAGCGTCGCCCTCCCAGCCGAGGAACGTGGCGCCGGCGGGCATGTTCGTGTCGTCGAATGCGTCGCCCTCGTCGCAAGGCGAAGCCGCGCAGGACGTGGTGCCACCGCCCAGAGCGAGTGGGGCCGGCGCGGGCCTGCTCCCCGATCTCCCCGCGGAAGGAAACGGCTCGGGCACCTTGCTCGGCGTCGCGCGCCCCGGCATCGCGCCGACCGCGCCTGGCCTGGCCGGGGAGAGCGACCTGGAGCAGGAATCACTGGCTCCGACCTGGGACGGGGTGGAGCCGACCGTGGACGACACGTTCCAGGAGCTGGGCGCGACGCTGGCCCCCCGCCACTCGCCCACCGTCAAGGTGCCGAGAAAGCTGCGGTTCGATCCGCGGCGAGCGCGGCTCATCCCGGGAGCGAAGCCGGCGAAGGGGGGGAAGGCTTCGCGCCAGGCGCTGTGGCTGATCCTCGCGGGCGCCGTGATTGCCGTGGCCTCGGTCCTGTTCGTGGTCCTCTGGCCCGACCCGCCCCCCGTGACGGCGCAGGCCCGCGAAGACGCGAACGGCAACGAGGTGCTGGAGGTGCGGTGCCCGACCTGCCCGGATGGGACGGTCGTCTCCGTGGGAACGGCGCAAGCGACGGCCGCCGACGGGACGGCGCAGGTCCCGCTACCGACCGCCCTCCCCGTGGGCCCGAACCGCCTGAAGATCGCCCTCGACCGGCCCGGCAGTGGGCGGGACGAGACCCTCGGCGTCACGGTGAACGTCGCCTACCGGATCTCGCCCGACCTGGGCACCCTGCAAGGCGAGCGGCCTGCGATCCAGGTGGCGATCGAGGCTGCTGCGGGCACCGAAGTGACCCTCGGGGGCAATGTCATCCCGCTCAGCGACGGCCGTGCGGTGGAAGTCATCGACGTGTCCGACGCGATCAACGGCCCTGCCGACGAACCGCGCACACTGGCGCGACAGATCCCTTACACCGTCAAGCCGGTCGACGGCCCGCGGGAGCAGGGCGTGGTGAGCGTCTCCGTGGGCATCGTCCAGCTCCGCATCGACGCCCCTGGCCCGAGCGTCGTGATCGAGAAAGAGAGCTTCGTGCTCGAAGGCCGCACCGCGAAGGGCGCGAAGATCTTCGCCGGCACGCACCCCATCCCCGTGCAGGACGACGGGACCTTCCGGCACGAGATGAACGTGTCCTCGGTGGGCTCGACGCAGTTCGCCGTGCGCGCGAAGCTGGAAGGGATGGCCCCGCGCATCGTGAAGATCTCGGTGCGCCGGGTGGACCGCCTGGAGACGGCCGCCAAGGAGTTCTTCGAGCAGAACCCGGTGGGCTGGGCCGAACTGTTCTCGGACGTGCAAGGCCAGGTGGGCAAGGCGGTGGTGCTCACGGGCGAGGTGCTCGAGATGCGGCGCCAGGGAGCCTCGACCGTGCTGCTTCTGTCAGCGCCGGCGACCTCGGGCTGCAAAGGCGGGACCGAGTGCTCCGCGCGGCTGGTCCACGGCATGGAGGTCAAGGCCCAGCGGGGTGACACCCTGACGGCCTACGGGCGCGTGGTGCCGCCGCTGATGACCCCTGGAGGGCCACCCGTCCCGGAGATGCAGGTGGAGTTCGTGATGAAGAACGGCCCGCCAGGGCGCTGA
- a CDS encoding DNRLRE domain-containing protein, with the protein MSIRMLRFAAGACVSMAMVGGVGCVGDTEEGLEDEKELVATDDQALSTDGQVCIQVQQGVSGSVQDATLWQSAPTWNDGVNERVSTGTSVAGGYSRSLLRFDLSGVPAGATVTSADLTLHQLFKNGASATVDVLRVTGAWSDSTVTWNNFGGAIDGSPVASFTAVGGGGSGSRTVDVRALAQDWVSGTVSNYGVAIDAPSDSSRSEFRSSENLTTSERPLLALCYTTCDDGVQNGEETGIDCGGSQCEPCNGQSGGSFSYSASNTSSATVNTVNHAVTIAAGQTINVGTCSVPGASVSSGDTFLRLYDGNGIAVAGNDDACGLASYFSYTVPPGAGGSFVIRAGCYSQGSCGGTVAYTVQ; encoded by the coding sequence ATGTCGATCCGGATGCTTCGTTTCGCGGCCGGTGCTTGTGTATCCATGGCGATGGTCGGGGGCGTGGGGTGTGTGGGGGACACGGAAGAGGGGTTGGAAGACGAGAAGGAGCTGGTGGCGACCGACGATCAAGCGCTCTCCACAGACGGACAAGTTTGCATTCAGGTGCAGCAAGGCGTCTCGGGGAGCGTACAGGACGCGACGCTCTGGCAATCCGCGCCGACCTGGAACGATGGCGTCAATGAGCGTGTCAGCACGGGGACGTCGGTTGCCGGGGGGTACAGCCGCTCGCTGCTGCGCTTCGATCTGAGCGGGGTTCCTGCCGGTGCGACGGTGACGTCGGCCGATCTCACGCTCCACCAGCTCTTCAAGAACGGCGCGAGCGCGACGGTGGACGTGCTCCGCGTGACCGGCGCCTGGTCGGACTCCACGGTGACCTGGAACAACTTTGGCGGCGCCATCGATGGAAGCCCCGTGGCGAGCTTCACCGCGGTGGGCGGGGGTGGCAGCGGCAGCAGGACGGTCGACGTCCGCGCTTTGGCGCAGGACTGGGTGAGCGGGACGGTGTCGAACTACGGCGTCGCGATCGATGCGCCCTCGGACAGCTCGCGCTCGGAGTTCCGCAGCAGCGAGAACCTGACGACCAGCGAGCGGCCGCTGCTCGCGCTCTGTTACACGACCTGCGACGACGGCGTGCAGAATGGCGAGGAGACCGGCATCGATTGCGGTGGCTCTCAGTGCGAGCCCTGCAACGGCCAGAGCGGCGGCTCGTTCTCGTATTCCGCCTCGAATACCAGCTCGGCCACCGTGAACACGGTGAATCACGCCGTCACGATCGCGGCAGGTCAGACGATCAACGTCGGGACGTGCAGCGTGCCCGGCGCGTCGGTATCGAGCGGCGACACGTTCCTCCGGCTGTACGATGGCAATGGGATCGCGGTCGCCGGCAATGACGACGCTTGTGGCCTCGCATCGTACTTCTCGTACACGGTGCCCCCGGGCGCTGGCGGCTCGTTCGTGATCCGGGCTGGCTGCTACTCCCAGGGGAGCTGCGGCGGCACGGTGGCCTACACCGTCCAGTGA
- a CDS encoding enoyl-CoA hydratase/isomerase family protein, with translation MPEVHLEREGAVVTVVLDDARRKNAMTPELGDALAARVLELKRDPDLRAVVLTGAGDAFSAGGDLGMLERLRKSSFAEARAFMMGFYQRYLSITELQVPVIAAIRGPAIGAGLCVALASDLLVIDEEAKLGLNFVQLGLHPGMGATYLVPRRVGPQRAAELLLTGRRFGGRDAVAWGMALEALPGAEVLPRAQALAAQIAGNAPLAVRALKMELGVDRAALLAALDQEAHEQAVSYGSADLEEGLRAVVEKRKPSFSGV, from the coding sequence ATGCCCGAGGTTCACCTGGAGCGAGAAGGCGCGGTGGTCACCGTCGTGCTCGATGACGCGCGGCGCAAGAATGCGATGACGCCCGAGCTCGGCGACGCTCTCGCCGCACGCGTGCTGGAGCTGAAGCGAGACCCGGACCTGCGCGCCGTCGTGCTCACGGGCGCCGGCGACGCGTTCTCGGCCGGTGGCGACCTGGGGATGCTGGAGCGGCTGCGCAAGTCCAGCTTCGCCGAGGCGCGCGCTTTCATGATGGGCTTCTACCAGCGCTATCTGTCCATCACCGAGCTGCAGGTCCCGGTCATCGCGGCCATCCGTGGGCCCGCCATCGGCGCCGGCCTCTGTGTCGCTCTGGCGAGCGATCTGCTGGTCATCGACGAGGAAGCCAAGCTCGGCCTCAATTTCGTGCAGCTCGGCCTGCACCCGGGGATGGGTGCGACGTACCTGGTACCGCGGCGCGTCGGCCCTCAGCGCGCAGCAGAGCTGCTGCTCACCGGGCGCCGGTTCGGCGGGCGCGACGCGGTGGCCTGGGGCATGGCCCTGGAGGCCCTGCCAGGCGCAGAGGTGCTGCCGCGGGCCCAGGCGCTGGCGGCGCAGATCGCCGGGAATGCGCCGCTCGCCGTGCGCGCCCTCAAGATGGAGCTCGGGGTCGACCGGGCTGCGCTGCTCGCCGCGCTGGATCAGGAGGCCCACGAGCAGGCCGTCAGCTACGGGAGCGCCGATCTCGAAGAGGGGCTGCGCGCGGTCGTCGAGAAGCGGAAGCCGTCGTTCTCGGGGGTCTGA
- a CDS encoding SUMF1/EgtB/PvdO family nonheme iron enzyme, whose product MHLPRFFPRAVPALASLVALALAGCREAPGDAGTPDAPGAASASLASVLGGSSPSTVPASSATPPASSAVADPGTDAAAAATPPPPLPEEELYPTTLEAQREALYRRMTAVLRLDDQKLSAVRAIFARSKVLGQGNPALAKYAMTRRECREARERAGVVDADKPVCGAPNMVPLYDPAAGQTEADARACIDRYEFPNIPCEHPVVWATAREAAELCTAVGKRLCDAHEWEGGCAGALHAPEDEYAFGKERKISRHRHNDKREITWAYGSEKNHARCATASRKTKGCTSGGWRRCGTNAYPSGAFPGCVSPLGVYDQHGNVAEHMNLPTRPQELTSAGGMGYTEMKGSWFIFSGFEAHPDDCRWRAPDWHATKIKDHNSHGNYHLGFRCCASVTSSE is encoded by the coding sequence ATGCACTTGCCTCGGTTTTTTCCTCGCGCCGTCCCTGCTCTCGCCTCGCTCGTCGCCCTCGCCCTCGCGGGCTGCCGCGAGGCCCCTGGTGACGCTGGCACCCCTGACGCTCCAGGAGCCGCCAGCGCCTCGCTCGCCTCGGTCCTGGGAGGGTCCTCACCGTCGACGGTGCCTGCGAGCAGCGCCACCCCTCCCGCGTCCTCGGCCGTCGCCGATCCGGGGACGGACGCTGCCGCCGCCGCCACGCCACCTCCCCCTCTTCCCGAAGAAGAGCTCTACCCGACCACCCTGGAGGCCCAGCGCGAGGCCCTCTACCGACGCATGACCGCCGTCCTGCGGCTCGACGACCAGAAGCTCTCCGCGGTGCGCGCCATCTTCGCGCGCTCCAAGGTCCTCGGGCAGGGCAACCCGGCGCTCGCGAAGTACGCCATGACCCGACGCGAGTGCCGTGAAGCCCGCGAACGCGCCGGCGTCGTCGACGCCGACAAACCCGTGTGCGGCGCCCCGAACATGGTCCCTCTCTACGATCCTGCCGCGGGCCAGACCGAAGCCGACGCCCGCGCTTGCATCGACCGCTACGAGTTCCCCAACATCCCCTGCGAGCACCCCGTCGTGTGGGCGACGGCCCGCGAGGCCGCCGAGCTGTGCACCGCCGTGGGCAAGCGCCTCTGTGACGCGCACGAGTGGGAAGGCGGCTGTGCCGGCGCGCTCCACGCCCCCGAAGACGAGTACGCCTTCGGCAAGGAGCGCAAGATCTCGCGCCATCGCCACAACGACAAGCGCGAGATCACCTGGGCTTATGGCTCCGAGAAGAACCACGCTCGCTGCGCGACGGCCAGCCGGAAGACCAAGGGCTGCACCTCGGGAGGCTGGCGCCGCTGCGGCACCAACGCCTACCCGTCAGGCGCGTTCCCGGGCTGCGTGAGCCCCCTCGGCGTCTACGATCAGCACGGCAACGTCGCCGAGCACATGAACCTCCCCACCCGCCCCCAGGAGCTGACCAGCGCCGGCGGCATGGGCTACACAGAGATGAAGGGGAGCTGGTTCATCTTCTCCGGCTTCGAGGCGCACCCCGACGACTGCCGCTGGCGCGCCCCGGACTGGCACGCCACCAAGATCAAGGACCACAACAGCCACGGGAACTACCACCTGGGCTTCCGCTGCTGCGCGTCCGTGACCTCTTCCGAATGA
- a CDS encoding DUF533 domain-containing protein — protein MKTQDLAIVKSLVSVAWADGEFHDTEREMVEALISAFEANDTEARFIREYAAEQKSIDDIPLGDLSPADRRLLLQHAVYLTFVDKVQHESEKKFLDALWQHLEIPEEEARQIREGAEARAQAHMTML, from the coding sequence ATGAAGACGCAGGACCTGGCGATCGTGAAGTCCCTGGTGAGCGTCGCCTGGGCGGATGGCGAGTTCCACGACACCGAGCGAGAAATGGTGGAGGCACTCATCTCCGCGTTCGAGGCGAACGACACGGAGGCTCGGTTCATCCGCGAGTACGCGGCCGAGCAGAAGTCGATCGATGACATCCCGCTCGGCGATCTCTCGCCTGCGGATCGTCGGTTGCTGTTGCAGCACGCGGTCTACCTGACCTTCGTCGACAAGGTGCAGCACGAGTCGGAGAAGAAGTTCCTCGACGCGCTGTGGCAGCACCTGGAGATCCCCGAGGAGGAGGCGCGGCAGATCCGTGAAGGGGCCGAGGCACGCGCGCAGGCGCACATGACCATGCTCTGA
- a CDS encoding FAD binding domain-containing protein: protein MSVSDLRLFEMRRPAELADVCALVAERVARGEATILLAGGTDWLVEQETRPARRDGEVSPLVVDVSRLPALRGITFDGDRLRIGAAATYLDLRRHPQVVTRAPLLERMSRDIGALQIQARGTLGGNLATASPAADGVTALAAYDATLVVRSVRGERRIPFAELQTAYKRSTRAADEVIVAIEIDLPPEGSPWIWRKVGTRRAQSISKVALAGVAALDGDRLVRLGLGMASVAPVTALLPSVRALALSRPLKEIQGSEVDAAVDADVSPIADVRSTREYRIHCARMVVRGFLRDLGAPT, encoded by the coding sequence GTGAGCGTCTCGGATCTCCGCCTCTTCGAGATGCGGCGTCCAGCCGAGCTCGCCGACGTCTGTGCGCTCGTCGCCGAGCGTGTCGCGCGTGGCGAGGCCACCATCCTGCTCGCCGGTGGGACCGACTGGCTCGTCGAACAGGAGACGCGCCCCGCGCGCCGTGATGGTGAAGTATCCCCGCTCGTCGTCGACGTCTCTCGGCTCCCTGCACTCCGGGGCATCACGTTCGACGGCGACCGCCTGCGCATCGGCGCCGCGGCGACCTACCTCGACCTGCGTCGACACCCCCAGGTCGTGACGCGCGCACCCTTGCTCGAGCGGATGAGCCGCGACATCGGCGCCCTCCAGATCCAGGCCCGAGGCACCCTGGGCGGCAACCTCGCCACCGCCTCTCCGGCCGCTGACGGCGTCACCGCGCTCGCAGCGTACGACGCCACCCTCGTCGTCCGCAGCGTCCGCGGCGAGCGCCGCATCCCCTTCGCGGAGCTCCAGACCGCCTACAAGCGCTCCACGCGCGCGGCCGACGAGGTCATCGTCGCCATCGAGATCGACCTCCCGCCCGAGGGATCTCCCTGGATCTGGCGCAAGGTCGGCACCCGCCGCGCTCAGTCCATCTCCAAGGTCGCCCTGGCCGGCGTCGCGGCGCTCGACGGCGATCGCCTCGTCCGCCTCGGCCTCGGCATGGCCTCCGTCGCCCCCGTCACGGCGCTTCTGCCCAGCGTCCGCGCCCTCGCACTCTCGCGACCGTTGAAGGAAATCCAGGGATCGGAGGTCGATGCTGCCGTCGACGCCGACGTCTCCCCCATCGCTGACGTCCGCTCCACCCGGGAGTACCGCATCCACTGCGCGAGGATGGTCGTCCGCGGCTTCCTGCGCGACCTGGGCGCTCCGACCTGA
- a CDS encoding (2Fe-2S)-binding protein has translation MKISLSVNGTRREIESPPLARLLDALRHQLGLTGTKEGCAEGECGACTVLLDGEPVNACLVAVGQCEGREITTVEGLGAAEHLSPLQRCFVDHGGAQCGICTPGVLISAEHLLRRDPDPSEAAIREALAGNLCRCTGYQRIVESVRIAAVLRREAADASQGVKGAS, from the coding sequence ATGAAGATCTCCCTCTCCGTCAACGGCACGCGGCGCGAGATCGAGTCCCCGCCGCTCGCGCGTTTGCTCGACGCCCTCCGCCACCAGCTCGGCCTCACCGGCACCAAGGAAGGCTGCGCCGAAGGCGAGTGCGGCGCTTGCACCGTCCTCCTCGACGGCGAGCCGGTCAACGCCTGTCTCGTCGCCGTGGGCCAGTGTGAAGGCCGCGAGATCACCACGGTGGAAGGGCTCGGCGCTGCGGAGCACCTCAGCCCGCTCCAGCGTTGCTTCGTCGATCACGGCGGAGCGCAGTGCGGCATCTGCACCCCTGGCGTGCTCATCTCCGCCGAGCACCTCCTCCGCCGCGATCCCGACCCCAGCGAGGCCGCCATCCGTGAGGCCCTCGCTGGCAACCTCTGCCGGTGTACCGGCTACCAGCGCATCGTCGAGAGCGTGCGCATCGCCGCGGTGCTTCGACGCGAAGCGGCAGACGCCTCCCAGGGCGTCAAGGGGGCCTCGTGA
- a CDS encoding xanthine dehydrogenase family protein molybdopterin-binding subunit, whose protein sequence is MATSPTPTPTVGVSVPRTDGAAKVTGAARYVDDLPPMPGEIFGRTIRSTLPHGILRGIRLDPDFDWSDVTVVTAADVPVNVVYVIAEDQPVLAADKILHAYEPVALIACPDRLKLDRAARAITLDVEPLPPVLEIADALAAKQVIWGEDNVFKRYLITKGCAELPERDASEAAIDAVIEACDVVVSGHYDTHHQEQLYIEPQGFVTWWDDDGVHVTGSLQCPYYIHKVLKRALDLASERVHVTQAVTGGGFGGKEEYPSIIALHAALLAKKSGRPVRMIYDRTEDIEATTKRHPATIEITSGCDRDGTLRALKARIRMDGGAYMTLTPVVLSRGTLHAAGAYRWRDVWIDSVAVATNTPPNGAFRGFGAPQTIWAIERHMDRIARALGVDPVALRAQNLLHSGDTTATGQTLGLSVGGAACLEAALAESGYKEKRAAGPVRQGRTARGIGAAVFMHGAGFTGSGERMLKGKVAIDLLPGGKLQIRTGSTDIGQGTETVFRQIAADAAGIALDHVDFAVPSTTVVPDSGPTVASRTVMVVGSIVESASREVAARVTAEQAAAGGTFAEAGDRLLARGEAVGCLKQYEPPAFVQWDDTTYKGDAYPCFAWACDIAEVEVDLDTFEVSVTNFWSATDVGKAIHPVMCKGQIEGGTLQAIGWALCEEVVWKDGLIKNPRMTNYIIPTSLDAPPFHTLLVEEPWPYGPGGGAKGIGELPMDGGAPALAAAIEHAVGLIADSLPMTPERLHRIAALQGTP, encoded by the coding sequence ATGGCGACGAGCCCCACCCCGACCCCCACCGTCGGCGTCAGTGTTCCCCGGACCGACGGCGCTGCAAAAGTCACAGGTGCTGCACGGTACGTCGATGATCTCCCCCCGATGCCGGGAGAGATCTTCGGTCGCACCATCCGCAGCACGCTTCCTCACGGCATCCTCCGTGGCATCCGTCTCGACCCCGACTTCGACTGGAGCGATGTCACCGTGGTCACGGCGGCCGACGTCCCGGTGAATGTCGTGTACGTCATCGCCGAAGACCAGCCGGTCCTCGCCGCCGACAAGATCCTCCATGCGTACGAGCCCGTCGCGCTGATCGCGTGCCCCGATCGCCTCAAGCTCGATCGCGCGGCCCGCGCCATCACCCTCGACGTCGAGCCGCTCCCCCCGGTTCTCGAGATCGCCGACGCGCTCGCGGCCAAGCAGGTGATCTGGGGCGAGGACAACGTCTTCAAGCGCTACCTCATCACCAAGGGCTGCGCCGAGCTTCCCGAGCGCGACGCCAGCGAGGCCGCCATCGACGCGGTCATCGAGGCCTGCGACGTCGTCGTCTCCGGCCACTACGACACCCACCACCAGGAGCAGCTCTACATCGAGCCGCAGGGCTTCGTGACCTGGTGGGACGACGATGGCGTCCACGTCACCGGCTCGCTCCAGTGTCCCTACTACATCCACAAGGTGCTGAAGCGCGCCCTCGATCTCGCGTCGGAGCGCGTCCACGTGACCCAGGCCGTCACAGGCGGCGGGTTCGGCGGCAAGGAAGAGTACCCCTCCATCATCGCCCTCCATGCCGCGCTGCTCGCGAAGAAGAGCGGCCGGCCCGTGCGGATGATCTACGACCGCACCGAGGACATCGAAGCGACCACCAAGCGCCACCCCGCGACGATCGAGATCACCAGCGGCTGTGACCGCGATGGCACGCTACGCGCCCTCAAGGCGCGCATCCGCATGGACGGCGGCGCCTACATGACCCTCACCCCCGTCGTCCTCTCGCGCGGCACGCTCCACGCCGCTGGCGCTTACCGCTGGCGAGACGTCTGGATCGACTCCGTCGCCGTCGCGACCAACACACCCCCGAACGGCGCCTTCCGTGGCTTCGGCGCGCCCCAGACCATCTGGGCCATCGAGCGGCACATGGATCGCATCGCGCGCGCCCTGGGTGTCGACCCCGTGGCGCTCCGCGCGCAGAACCTCCTTCATTCCGGCGACACGACGGCCACGGGCCAGACGCTCGGGCTCTCCGTCGGCGGCGCCGCTTGCCTCGAAGCCGCCCTGGCCGAGAGTGGCTACAAGGAGAAGCGCGCCGCAGGGCCTGTGCGCCAGGGCCGCACCGCGCGAGGCATCGGCGCGGCCGTCTTCATGCATGGCGCGGGCTTCACCGGCTCCGGAGAGCGCATGCTCAAGGGCAAGGTCGCCATCGACCTTCTGCCGGGCGGCAAGCTCCAGATCCGCACCGGCTCCACCGACATCGGTCAAGGCACCGAGACCGTGTTCCGCCAGATCGCTGCCGACGCCGCGGGCATCGCGCTCGACCATGTCGACTTCGCCGTTCCGAGCACCACGGTCGTCCCCGACTCCGGGCCCACCGTCGCCTCGCGCACGGTCATGGTCGTCGGCTCCATCGTCGAGTCCGCGTCCCGCGAGGTCGCCGCACGCGTCACCGCCGAACAGGCCGCCGCTGGGGGGACGTTCGCCGAGGCGGGCGACAGGCTGCTCGCTCGGGGCGAAGCGGTGGGCTGCCTCAAGCAGTACGAGCCCCCCGCCTTCGTGCAGTGGGACGACACCACCTACAAAGGTGACGCTTATCCCTGCTTCGCCTGGGCCTGCGACATCGCCGAGGTCGAGGTCGACCTCGACACCTTCGAGGTCTCCGTCACCAACTTCTGGTCGGCCACCGACGTCGGCAAGGCCATCCACCCCGTGATGTGCAAAGGCCAGATCGAAGGCGGCACCCTGCAAGCCATCGGCTGGGCCCTCTGCGAAGAGGTCGTCTGGAAGGATGGCCTCATCAAGAACCCCCGCATGACGAACTACATCATCCCCACCTCTCTCGACGCGCCTCCCTTTCACACCCTGCTCGTGGAAGAGCCCTGGCCTTACGGACCAGGCGGTGGCGCCAAGGGCATCGGCGAGCTGCCGATGGATGGTGGCGCTCCGGCCCTCGCCGCGGCCATCGAGCACGCCGTCGGCCTCATCGCCGACAGCCTGCCCATGACCCCAGAGCGACTCCACCGCATCGCCGCGCTCCAGGGGACGCCATGA
- a CDS encoding nucleotidyltransferase family protein codes for MSRPVAILLAAGRGTRIGGPKALLAWPGATKGAPERPLVIAHAEARLAAESGRVLIVARQQVITTLIGYVRPGLDLLVSHADDELGPAGSLAVAVSRLADTDIAIVSPVDVPPASAATVSRLLARLEQGEPPPRAVRPRHEGRGGHPIVIRVEALARYREPTPPPLRDHLRELGEGVVDEDVEDASVLADLDKPVDLLRLTGAPPRFLG; via the coding sequence ATGAGCCGTCCTGTCGCAATCCTTCTCGCAGCGGGCCGTGGAACGCGCATCGGGGGGCCCAAGGCGCTCCTCGCGTGGCCCGGTGCCACCAAGGGAGCTCCGGAGCGCCCCCTGGTCATCGCACACGCCGAGGCGCGGCTCGCTGCGGAGAGCGGGCGCGTCCTCATCGTCGCGCGCCAGCAGGTGATCACCACCTTGATCGGCTATGTGCGCCCCGGGCTCGACCTCCTGGTCTCCCACGCCGACGACGAGCTCGGCCCCGCAGGATCTCTCGCGGTCGCCGTCAGCCGTCTCGCCGATACCGACATCGCCATCGTCTCGCCAGTGGATGTCCCGCCGGCCAGCGCGGCCACCGTGTCCCGGCTCCTCGCGCGTCTCGAGCAGGGCGAGCCCCCGCCGCGTGCGGTGCGTCCGCGGCACGAGGGGCGCGGAGGACATCCGATCGTCATCCGCGTCGAAGCCCTCGCACGCTACCGAGAGCCGACGCCTCCGCCACTGCGTGACCACCTGCGCGAGCTGGGCGAAGGGGTGGTCGACGAGGACGTCGAAGACGCCAGCGTGCTCGCTGATCTCGACAAACCCGTCGACTTGCTTCGGCTGACGGGCGCCCCGCCTCGGTTCCTCGGCTGA